Proteins encoded in a region of the uncultured Sunxiuqinia sp. genome:
- a CDS encoding isochorismatase family protein, translating into MKALLIVDLQNDFLPGGALPAPQGNQIIPVINQLMNQFSLVIASRDWHPKDTVHFNEWPVHCVAETKGADFPERLDQSNIGKIVQKGTTNSDDGYSAFEATKLNLDSYLKENRVSELFICGLTTEYCVKKTVLNALELGYETVVVKNAVAGVQAQAGDEEKAWKEMKNSGAQLITFA; encoded by the coding sequence ATGAAAGCACTACTAATCGTCGATCTCCAGAATGACTTTCTTCCAGGCGGAGCTCTGCCAGCTCCTCAAGGAAATCAAATTATACCAGTCATTAATCAATTGATGAACCAGTTTTCACTGGTGATCGCATCGAGGGATTGGCATCCCAAAGACACCGTTCATTTTAATGAATGGCCGGTGCATTGTGTCGCAGAAACCAAAGGAGCTGATTTTCCGGAACGCCTGGATCAATCAAATATTGGAAAAATCGTACAGAAGGGAACCACGAATAGTGATGATGGTTATTCCGCCTTTGAAGCAACCAAGCTCAATTTAGATAGTTATCTTAAAGAAAATCGGGTTAGTGAATTATTCATTTGTGGCTTAACAACAGAATATTGTGTAAAGAAAACCGTTTTAAATGCCCTGGAGCTTGGGTATGAAACCGTAGTTGTAAAAAACGCAGTTGCAGGAGTACAAGCGCAAGCAGGCGATGAAGAAAAAGCTTGGAAAGAAATGAAAAACAGTGGAGCACAACTTATTACGTTTGCGTAA
- a CDS encoding MarR family transcriptional regulator, protein MDPTEILITIRKIVRSINLESKKIQKEYGVSIPQILCLSYLHASKNYQSTQGEIRKFLNLNSSTTSGIIDRLESKGYLARLPKQGDRRVVNIALSSKGADLLKRIPPLMHDRLTSKLTTLPNIELQNIQDNLQTLVSLLDIENVEASPMITIEEPINPNKPGKN, encoded by the coding sequence ATGGATCCCACAGAAATCTTAATCACGATTCGTAAAATCGTACGGTCAATCAATCTGGAATCGAAAAAAATCCAAAAAGAGTATGGCGTCAGTATCCCTCAAATACTATGTCTCAGTTATTTGCACGCTTCAAAAAATTACCAATCAACGCAGGGTGAAATTCGTAAGTTCCTGAATTTAAATTCCAGCACGACAAGTGGGATTATTGATCGGCTTGAGAGCAAAGGCTATTTAGCCAGGCTTCCAAAGCAAGGAGACCGAAGGGTTGTTAATATCGCTTTATCTTCAAAAGGTGCAGACCTATTAAAAAGAATTCCGCCGCTAATGCACGACCGCCTAACATCCAAACTAACTACATTGCCAAACATCGAACTACAAAATATACAAGACAACCTACAAACTTTGGTCAGTCTTCTTGACATTGAGAATGTTGAAGCTTCACCAATGATCACAATTGAAGAACCAATTAACCCAAACAAACCGGGAAAAAACTAA
- the ablA gene encoding lysine 2,3-aminomutase, with protein sequence MEIFNGIQQAIASKINNQSTISNWKDWKWQLKHSISTIEQFEKLTGINFSEEEKGKLEKTLDKFPLSITPYYASLISQENYKNDPVFIQSFANANELNVLNTDLADPLSEDRDSPELGITHRYPDRVLFHVSNVCAMYCRHCTRKRKVGDVDFVPSKEQLQKGIEYIKKTPQVRDVLLSGGDPFMLPDSKIDWLLSELSAIPHVEVVRIGTRMPVVLPYRITDNLVNILKKYQPVWVNTHFNHPREMTSSAKEAVRKLADGGFPVGNQTVLLANVNDCPRIMKNLVHKLVQNRVRPYYLYQCDLSEGLSHFRTPVGKGIEIMESLIGHTSGFSVPTYVIDAPGGGGKIPVMPNYIISWSTDKVVLRNYEGVITTYKEPDHYENKFCDRDCKNCNLELNLQESDEMKSLGIEKLLSDSDKSISLIPENNERHNRREE encoded by the coding sequence ATGGAGATCTTTAATGGCATTCAGCAAGCAATTGCATCCAAGATTAACAACCAATCTACCATTTCGAACTGGAAAGACTGGAAGTGGCAACTGAAGCATTCAATTAGTACAATTGAACAATTCGAAAAATTGACCGGAATTAACTTCAGCGAAGAAGAAAAAGGAAAACTTGAAAAAACACTGGATAAATTTCCTTTGTCCATCACCCCTTACTACGCATCGTTAATTTCACAAGAGAACTACAAGAATGATCCTGTATTCATCCAATCATTCGCAAATGCTAACGAACTGAATGTTCTAAATACCGATCTTGCAGACCCTTTGTCAGAAGATAGAGACAGTCCTGAACTAGGAATTACACACCGCTATCCGGACCGTGTATTATTTCACGTAAGTAATGTTTGTGCGATGTATTGCCGGCATTGTACCCGAAAACGTAAGGTGGGTGACGTCGATTTTGTTCCTTCAAAAGAACAGCTACAAAAAGGAATTGAATATATCAAAAAAACACCACAAGTTCGCGACGTATTACTATCTGGTGGTGATCCATTTATGCTTCCCGATAGTAAAATTGACTGGCTTTTAAGTGAACTATCAGCCATTCCACATGTTGAGGTTGTTCGTATAGGAACTAGAATGCCAGTTGTTCTTCCATACCGAATTACGGATAACTTGGTCAATATTTTGAAAAAATATCAGCCAGTGTGGGTCAATACCCATTTTAACCATCCGAGAGAGATGACAAGTTCGGCAAAAGAAGCAGTCAGAAAGCTTGCTGATGGAGGATTTCCTGTTGGTAATCAAACTGTGTTGCTTGCAAATGTAAATGATTGCCCGCGGATAATGAAAAACCTGGTTCATAAACTTGTGCAAAACAGGGTACGCCCCTATTATTTGTACCAATGTGATTTATCTGAAGGATTGTCGCATTTCCGTACACCGGTTGGGAAAGGGATCGAAATCATGGAAAGTTTGATTGGACACACTAGTGGCTTCTCAGTTCCGACATATGTAATTGATGCTCCTGGAGGAGGAGGTAAAATTCCGGTTATGCCGAATTATATCATATCGTGGTCGACCGATAAAGTAGTTCTTCGCAATTACGAAGGAGTCATCACAACTTATAAAGAACCAGATCATTACGAGAACAAATTTTGTGATCGTGATTGCAAGAACTGTAATCTGGAACTTAACCTTCAGGAAAGCGATGAAATGAAATCGTTAGGAATCGAAAAACTTTTGTCTGATTCAGACAAGTCAATTTCATTAATCCCTGAAAATAATGAACGACATAACAGAAGAGAAGAATAA